A single region of the Leptodactylus fuscus isolate aLepFus1 chromosome 5, aLepFus1.hap2, whole genome shotgun sequence genome encodes:
- the LOC142202774 gene encoding olfactory receptor 5V1-like: MSEDVNNSSIQMEFHLLAFTRYENVQLLFFIGLLSIYLLCVVENILVTIIVCLTPSLHTPMYFFLCNLTVLDIIYVSAVLPKLMVITITGNTVISSIGCFTQVFLYVFCIGTEFFLLVVMAYDRYVAICIPLRYMLIMNHKKCIILTAFCCNLGVFNGMMYALLISKLAFSSSRDINHFFCHMRSILQLSCSDTTAIGILITVDGIVLGFFPFTLILISYIYIISTILKIHSISGRRKAFSSCSSHLIVVLLFCLPSLTLNMKAMNKFSQEKDKMLSMLYIAVAPMLNPLVYSLRNKDVSEAIKRQIAKTRKT; the protein is encoded by the coding sequence ATGTCTGAAGATGTCAATAACTCCTCCATACAGATGGAATTCCATCTTCTGGCGTTCACCAGATACGAAAATGTTCAGCTGTTGTTTTTTATTGGCCTTTTATCCATCTATTTGCTTTGCGTTGTTGAAAATATTCTTGTCACCATCATTGTATGTCTGACCCCTTCGCTACATACACCTATGTATTTTTTTCTATGTAACCTCACTGTCCTGGACATCATATACGTGTCCGCTGTCTTACCCAAGCTAATGGTGATCACAATCACAGGGAACACCGTAATCTCAAGTATAGGATGTTTCACCCAAgtgtttttgtatgttttctGTATTGGAACTGAATTTTTCTTACTCGTGGTTATGGCCTATGACCGATACGTGGCCATTTGTATTCCTCTACGCTATATGCTTATTATGAACCATAAGAAATGCATTATTTTAACAGCATTTTGTTGTAACCTTGGCGTGTTCAATGGAATGATGTACGCTCTGCTCATATCTAAGTTAGCCTTCTCCAGCTCTCGTGATATCAACCATTTCTTCTGCCATATGAGATCAATACTTCAGCTCTCTTGCAGTGACACCACGGCCATTGGGATATTGATCACTGTAGATGGGATTGTTTTAGGTTTCTTTCCATTCACCCTCATTCTTATTTCTTATATTTACATTATTTCAACAATTCTTAAAATCCATTCTATCTCGGGCAGACGTAAGGCCTTCTCCAGTTGTTCTTCTCATCTGATAGTTGTGTTATTATTTTGTTTGCCATCTCTCACTCTTAATATGAAAGCAATGAACAAGTTTTCTCAAGAAAAGGACAAAATGTTATCCATGCTCTACATTGCTGTTGCTCCTATGTTAAACCCACTGGTGTATAGTTTACGAAACAAAGATGTCAGTGAAGCCATCAAAAGACAAAttgcaaaaacaagaaaaacatga